The following are from one region of the Dermacentor albipictus isolate Rhodes 1998 colony chromosome 5, USDA_Dalb.pri_finalv2, whole genome shotgun sequence genome:
- the LOC139060260 gene encoding uncharacterized protein — MAFRSPSEPPPPVRHRRHASMSRLTLGPASLDELRAREDLHVRASSMLGEWLRQRATTTTAPPVVPSQTEAAPVDTANPSAPEVASKPPAERFSASEAPHASVPLPSSDDEEMDLTSSRKRARETESDDDEATARRKQPPYAPPSAEQHVEASGHVEQAGQGGAILPPCRDAAATLSSPAAQAGAPPETASASASAARVNATDAMELADAPPAGSSKQGPEHPAARFLKDPPRQPAPLPKRKGKKHRKHNKAPAVASSSSPVARPPALSPPAYLQQLRRAKALETAALPVDPAVIGTVLFRPSAPGGAFRGAPRLALAAALSSRAGVAAVRVNHRRNIVAADTTTRECQEELLAITELHGISVTARLPAVRGQSTGYLHGVTGLPADADLLGAMESSVPVLSATRDGSTITVRFAGPVPPEHLSLFKLGFRVRPARPRPVQCRQCGRFGHVLESCSWSSDCISCGKSHAEGEPCRTVRCRNCGGLHRADTPACPKWQEERQVATIMASSTAALSRRAVRAAVREEQQQQSSTLARSYASALKGPSTAPKRPVPAPRTSRRQEARDSAAPPGQATVDQLVANLLVTMQWPYNSHRTIMASPTADCRPRILQWNCNSLRRRHAELAEQLPLHDYDVLAFQETYARAEEVSLPGYIGYSSPTECRRDDCDAAPCTDAAHPPGSPRAAVYVRVSLPHALIATEHLCCAVVECVAVTVRVRGTDTSVASVYVRPALQCDMTFLSRLAASLARDCVVCGDFNAHHGCWGSAKTTIRGKNLMGAAGAAGLAVINSGQPTFARRSGTATVIDLALVSERCSYEWQRAPDTAGSDHFPISLSPVRPNRGATRVYTVVRWPMFRDFCAQTPRGDDFFAHIADCAHWASTRVAVPAGSPCPDIKFLNVRAARCRAQRRAMRTGAEADWTLYNRLDAPCNERRGWRVLRALLNPKTPRFPVLAIAIARGISELELAELLANAFAATPPASSAPPAVLQALYAAVFVRGEAHTNHAQAITSLCESDFTHHELRRALSRGRRRRSAPGADGITLQMLRNLDEPQRRLLLDAYNDVLHSGSLPDSWRHAVIVPVLKRGKPPHSPASYRPISLTSIPGKTMEAMALSRLQWIADARGALPPEQCGFRARRSTADCIAIVAGTLEQARLDRETAFLLLLDVQSAFDCLPHDTILSAVRALRTSAVRVGGTVGSPRPVSCGVPQGSVLSPFLFNLALAPIIECIPKTGRFPVRAVLYADDIALLVHGPTSATVEMRFRLQEVLDGVANFLRAIGLRLSSTKSEAILIRPCGVRRRTGCVLVDGVPLPWRLTVRYLGLTIDNRLTWFAAVRRLRAEMRRVESAVRGLLARGDGCPASFAAALYSAVALPKVLYALPLCRVSARLWKLIDSDHRRVLRMCHGLPRSSRVAETLAETGAWPVSLTADLRALGHLERFSSAPDAGPILSVIRCLPQSRVGTVCELFDSLVVDPPPVPPIWPPPHQRTPLHVCLDLPGVRSKHRTPLCAVQQEAAARIEDDLGGMTHLYADGSVLSDGSAAAACVAPALGITKQCRLYYRASSTTAELAGLHLAADILEESPHITSAAILCDSRSALQQLLLDERAPPLAQRVAVRLHALQGRCNLRLQWIPAHVGVAGNETADRLARRAHDSSTALTDRVSSLDTARLHFRRELALHHPDDRVAQGPFHGYQPSQQIQRSRTPATTLSAPNARQRGRPPPPTRKRPLPRLPSDDLKIVLRPQGTLNLHTVGPARLAVAIYAAANVDQRLAVTTDQVRIHPTNNTVIVSTPDSARAVSYAKVRAITIDTTEVAVAAYAPAPDNSVRGILYRAYSYESDA; from the exons ATGGCGTTTCGCTCGCCAAGCGAGCCCCCGCCGCCCGTGCGCCACCGACGCCATGCTAGCATGAGCCGGCTGACGCTCGGCCCCGCGTCCCTTGACGAGCTACGCGCCAGGGAGGATCTGCATGTGAGGGCTTCAAGCATGCTGGGCGAATGGCTTCGTCAAcgggccaccaccaccactgctcCACCCGTGGTTCCCTCCCAGACTGAGGCCGCGCCAGTCGACACCGCGAATCCGTCAGCCCCCGAGGTAGCCTCGAAGCCTCCCGCGGAGCGTTTCTCAGCAAGCGAGGCGCCCCATGCTTCAGTCCCGCtcccttcctctgacgacgaggAGATGGACCTGACGAGCTCCAGAAAACGAGCTCGTGAAACGGAGAGCGACGATGACGAGGCAACCGCGCGTCGCAAGCAGCCGCCGTATGCTCCCCCCAGCGCGGAGCAGCACGTTGAAGCCAGCGGCCATGTTGAGCAGGCAGGCCAGGGCGGCGCCATCTTGCCACCCTGCCGAGACGCAGCCGCCACCCTCTCCTCTCCGGCCGCCCAAGCAGGAGCCCCTCCGGAAACGGCGTCTGCTAGCGCTTCGGCTGCACGCGTTAACGCTACCGACGCGATGGAGCTGGCAGACGCACCTCCCGCCGGCTCGTCCAAGCAGGGCCCCGAGCACCCCGCGGCGCGGTTCCTGAAGGACCCGCCACGCCAGCCTGCCCCGCTGCCGAAGCGAAAGGGGAAGAAGCACCGGAAGCACAACAAAGCTCCTGCCGTTGCCTCGTCTTCGTCTCCCGTCGCCCGCCCGCCAGCCCTGTCGCCCCCAGCGTACCTGCAGCAGCT GCGGCGTGCGAAGGCCCTGGAGACTGCAGCACTCCCGGTGGACCCTGCGGTCATCGGTACGGTCCTCTTCCGGCCTTCGGCGCCCGGCGGAGCCTTCAGGGGAGCACCGCGCCTCGCACTCGCGGCGGCCCTCTCATCGCGGGCCGGTGTTGCTGCGGTGCGCGTCAACCACAGGCGCAACATCGTGGCCGCCGACACCACCACCCGGGAATGCCAGGAGGAGCTGCTGGCGATAACCGAGCTGCACGGCATCTCGGTGACTGCCCGACTGCCGGCCGTGCGCGGCCAGAGCACCGGCTACCTGCACGGGGTGACCGGATTACCTGCGGACGCTGACCTGCTAGGAGCCATGGAGTCGAGCGTTCCAGTACTGTCGGCGACGCGGGATGGGAGCACCATCACTGTCCGGTTCGCGGGGCCGGTCCCCCCTGAACACCTGAGCCTCTTCAAGctcggcttcagggtgaggccaGCCAGGCCGCGTCCGGTGCAGTGTCGCcagtgcggccgcttcgggcacgtgctgGAATCCTGCAGTTGGTCGTCTGACTGCATCTCCTGCGGCAAAAGCCATGCGGAGGGCGAACCATGCCGGACGGTTCGCTGCAGGAACTGCGGGGGCCTCCACAGGGCCGACACCCCCGCCTGCCCTAAATGGCAAGAAGAACGCCAGGTGGCAACCATCATGGCTTCTTCCACCGCAGCACTGTCGAGGCGTGCTGTCAGGGCAGCAGTCCgggaggagcagcagcagcagtcctcAACCTTGGCGCGGTCATATGCGAGCGCGCTGAAAGGCCCCAGTACCGCACCCAAGCGTCCGGTACCAGCCCCTCGAACCTCCCGCCGTCAGGAGGCACGGGACAGTGCTGCCCCCCCTGGCCAGGCTACAGTGGATCAGCTGGTAGCAAACCTGCTGGTTACCAT gcagtggccTTACAACAGCCACCGAACCATCATGGCCAGTCCCACTGCTGATTGTCGGCCGCGCATCCTGCAGTGGAACTGCAACTCCCTGCGGCGAAGGCACGCCGAGTTGGCCGAGCAGCTGCCTCTGCACGACTACGACGTCCTTGCCTTCCAGGAAACGTATGCGCGTGCAGAGGAGGTCTCGCTGCCCGGCTACATCGGATACAGCAGCCCCACAGAGTGCCGACGCGACGACTGCGATGCTGCGCCCTGCACCGACGCTGCGCACCCGCCTGGCTCCCCTCGCGCAGCGGTGTATGTGCGCGTCTCTCTCCCGCACGCTCTCATCGCCACGGAACATCTGTGCTGTGCAGTGGTCGAGTGCGTGGCCGTTACCGTCCGTGTGCGCGGCACCGATACGTCGGTCGCGAGTGTGTACGTGCGACCCGCTCTGCAGTGCGACATGACGTTCCTGTCGCGCCTCGCCGCTTCGCTCGCGCGTGACTGTGTGGTGtgcggcgatttcaacgcgcatCATGGGTGCTGGGGCTCTGCGAAGACCACCATCCGGGGGAAGAACTTGATGGGCGCGGCCGGTGCGGCGGGCCTTGCCGTCATCAACAGCGGCCAGCCCACCTTCGCCCGACGCAGCGGGACCGCCACAGTGATCGATCTCGCGCTTGTTTCGGAGCGCTGCTCATACGAGTGGCAGCGTGCCCCGGACACCGCGGGATCCGACCACTTCCCCATCTCCCTCTCCCCCGTGCGGCCGAATCGCGGCGCCACGCGTGTGTACACGGTCGTGCGCTGGCCCATGTTCCGCGATTTCTGTGCCCAAACcccgcgcggcgacgatttcttCGCGCACATCGCAGACTGCGCGCATTGGGCTTCGACGCGTGTTGCCGTACCTGCCGGTTCCCCTTGCCCGGACATCAAGTTCCTCAATGTGCGCGCCGCTCGCTGCCGCGCTCAGCGGAGAGCGATGCGAACCGGAGCCGAGGCGGACTGGACATTGTACAACCGCCTGGACGCT CCGTGCAACGAGCGCCGTGGATGGCGAGTCCTCCGGGCCCTCCTGAACCCGAAGACACCGCGGTTCCCGGTGCTAGCCATCGCCATAGCGCGCGGGATCAGCGAGCTGGAGCTCGCAGAGCTTTTGGCGAACGCTTTTGCTGCCACCCCTCCTGCTTCCAGCGCGCCCCCGGCTGTGTTACAGGCGCTGTACGCTGCGGTGTTCGTGCGGGGCGAAGCTCACACCAACCACGCACAGGCAATCACAAGCCTGTGCGAGAGTGACTTCACTCATCACGAGCTGCGGCGGGCCCTGTCGcgcggccggcgccgccgcagcGCGCCTGGGGCGGACGGGATCACGCTGCAGATGCTGCGAAACCTGGACGAGCCGCAGCGCCGCCTCCTGCTCGACGCTTACAACGACGTCCTGCACAGCGGCTCCCTCCCGGATTCGTGGCGACATGCTGTAATCGTCCCCGTGCTGAAACGCGGCAAGCCACCTCATAGCCCTGCCTCATAccggccgatctccctcacgtctATACCGGGCAAGACGATGGAGGCGATGGCTCTGTCCCGGCTCCAGTGGATTGCGGATGCCCGCGGTGCTCTACCTCCTGAGCAGTGCGGCTTCCGCGCTCGCCGCTCCACGGCGGATTGCATCGCTATCGTCGCCGGCACCCTCGAGCAGGCCCGGCTCGACAGGGAGACTGCCTTCTTGCTGCTCCTCGATGTCCAGAGCGCATTCGACTGCCTCCCTCACGACACCATCCTCTCGGCCGTGCGGGCGCTCAG AACATCAGCTGTCCGAGTCGGGGGCACGGTCGGCTCGCCGCGTCCTGTGAGctgcggtgtgcctcagggaagcGTGTTGAGCCCGTTTTTGTTCAACCTTGCCCTCGCGCCCATCATCGAGTGCATCCCCAAAACGGGCCGCTTCCCTGTGCGTGCTgtgctctacgcagacgacatcgcgcttCTCGTGCACGGGCCGACCTCTGCGACGGTGGAGATGCGCTTCCGGCTTCAGGAGGTGCTGGACGGCGTCGCGAACTTCCTGCGCGCCATCGGCTTGCGGCTGTCGTCGACGAAATCCGAGGCTATCCTGATCCGCCCCTGCGGTGTTCGCCGCCGCACCGGCTGCGTGCTCGTCGATGGAGTGCCCCTGCCCTGGCGCCTGACAGTGCGGTACCTGGGGCTCACGATAGACAACCGCCTCACGTGGTTCGCTGCTGTGCGCCGGCTGCGCGCTGAGATGCGCCGAGTGGAGAGTGCGGTGCGCGGCCTTCTCGCCCGTGGCGACGGCTGCCCTGCCTCGTTCGCGGCGGCGCTCTACTCTGCGGTGGCACTGCCGAAAGTGTTGTACGCGCTACCACTGTGTCGTGTCAGTGCCCGGCTGTGGAAGCTCATCGACAGCGACCACCGCCGAGTGCTTCGCATGTGCCACGGCCTCCCTCGCTCATCGCGGGTTGCGGAAACGCTCGCGGAAACTGGCGCGTGGCCCGTCTCTTTGACGGCTGACCTGCGTGCCCTCGGTCACCTCGAGCGCTTCTCCTCTGCCCCGGACGCAGGACCCATCCTGTCCGTCATCCGTTGCCTGCCCCAGTCACGAGTGGGAACAGTGTGCGAACTGTTTGACAGCCTGGTGGTCGACCCTCCGCCCGTACCGCCTATCTGGCCACCGCCACACCAGCGCACGCCACTTCACGTGTGTCTCGACCTCCCGGGCGTTCGCTCTAAACATCGCACGCCTCTCTGCGCTGTACAGCAGGAGGCTGCTGCCAGGATCGAGGACGACCTGGGAGGAATGACGCACTTGTATGCCGATGGCTCCGTCCTCAGCGACGGCTCGGCGGCTGCCGCCTGTGTTGCTCCCGCACTTGGCATCACGAAGCAGTGCCGGCTCTACTACCGGGCTTCCTCTACCACGGCGGAGCTAGCGGGACTTCACCTCGCTGCGGACATCCTCGAGGAGTCGCCGCACATCACCAGCGCGGCGATTCTCTGCGACTCGAGGTccgcgctgcagcagctgctactcGACGAGCGCGCGCCGCCCCTTGCACAGCGCGTTGCCGTCCGTCTGCACGCACTGCAGGGGCGATGCAACCTACGGCTGCAGTGGATCCCCGCGCACGTCGGAGTCGCGGGCAACGAGACGGCGGACCGGCTGGCCAGGCGCGCACACGACTCGTCGACCGCGCTGACAGACCGGGTGAGCTCGCTGGACACAGcgcgccttcacttcagacgGGAGCTCGCGCTCCACCATCCCGACGACCGAGTTGCGCAGGG ACCATTCCACGGCTACCAGCCTAGCCAGCAGATCCAGCGGTCTAGG ACGCCGGCCACGACGCTGTCTGCCCCGAATGCACGGCAACGCGGCCGCCCTCCACCGCCGACCAGGAAGCGCCCGCTTCCCCGCCTGCCCTCGGACGACCTCAAGATAGTCCTTCGCCCGCAAGGCACACTCAACCTCCACACCGTCGGCCCCGCCCGTTTGGCTGTTGCCATTTACGCAGCCGCCAACGTTGACCAACGCCTGGCAGTTACTACCGACCAGGTTAGAATACACCCTACCAACAACACTGTGATAGTGAGCACGCCTGACAGTGCTCGTGCAGTGTCTTACGCCAAGGTCCGCGCCATCACCATCGACACCACAGAAGTCGCGGTCGCCGCATACGCCCCAGCCCCGGACAACTCCGTGCGGGGGATTCTGTACCGGGCTTACAGCTATGAAAGCGACGCCTAA